A stretch of the Clarias gariepinus isolate MV-2021 ecotype Netherlands chromosome 26, CGAR_prim_01v2, whole genome shotgun sequence genome encodes the following:
- the LOC128513833 gene encoding free fatty acid receptor 2-like, with amino-acid sequence MTTTQNIIPQVLLAAYIITFLIGLPANILAMYAFIIKLIKKPTPTDVLLLNLTLSDLLFLVFLPLKMYEAASGMKWYLSQDLCAIMSFVFFSTIYVSSLLLMAISIDRYLGVAFPLTYRKFRKILYAISVSFFIWLFGGAHCTIVFFGIYMRHDNNTTNNQTCYENFSNEQKKKVLPVRLELFVVLFLVPLAICMFCYFKCIWILYHKPCITKEKKQRAIGMALGTLIVYLICFLPYNTSHLVGFLENHSPEWRYYTLLLSTLNACLDPIIFYFSSTMFRNTAKFYFWKVFSFKCTLGLNTPHIPHTPHTPHNLSIERDSVSNHDHDHDNSSNRNLKYIT; translated from the coding sequence ATGACAACCACCCAGAATATAATCCCCCAGGTGCTTCTTGCTGCCTACATTATAACCTTCTTAATCGGCCTACCAGCTAATATCCTGGCAATGTACGCTTTTATTATAAAGCTCATCAAAAAGCCCACACCCACAGATGTCCTCCTGCTGAATCTGACTCTCTCTGATCTCCTCTTCTTGGTTTTCCTACCACTGAAGATGTATGAGGCGGCATCGGGCATGAAGTGGTACCTTTCCCAGGACTTGTGTGCTATCATGTCATTTGTCTTTTTCAGCACCATCTATGTCAGCTCACTGTTACTGATGGCTATTAGTATTGACCGCTACTTGGGAGTGGCTTTTCCATTGACCTACAGAAAATTTCGCAAGATTCTTTATGCCATCTCTGTCAGTTTTTTTATCTGGCTGTTCGGTGGTGCACACTGCACAATTGTGTTTTTTGGCATCTATATGAGACATGACAACAACACTACAAACAATCAAACCTGCTATGAGAACTTCAGCaatgaacagaaaaagaaagtacTTCCAGTGCGCTTGGAGCTTTTTGTAGTTCTATTTTTGGTACCTTTAGCTATATGcatgttctgttattttaaatgcatcTGGATCCTTTACCATAAGCCCTGCATTACGAAGGAGAAGAAGCAAAGGGCCATTGGAATGGCGCTGGGTACCTTAATTGTCTACTTGATTTGCTTTTTGCCTTACAACACCTCTCATTTGGTGGGCTTTCTCGAAAATCACAGCCCAGAGTGGAGGTACTACACGCTGCTCTTAAGCACCTTGAACGCCTGCCTTGACCCTATTATCTTCTATTTCTCATCTACCATGTTTCGCAACAcagctaaattttatttctggaAAGTTTTTTCATTTAAGTGCACACTAGGCTTAAACACCCCTCACATCCCTCACACCCCACATACCCCTCACAATTTGAGCATTGAGCGAGATTCTGTCTCTAATCATGACCATGACCATGACAATAGCAGCAACAGaaacttaaaatatattacataa